The following proteins are encoded in a genomic region of Dokdonia donghaensis DSW-1:
- a CDS encoding thioredoxin family protein has protein sequence MSKFGELIDLNIPVLLDFYTEWNEDSVSMHPILRDVAAAVGDKGKVIKIDVDKNNELADALRIKSLPTLIIYKNGEMIWRQSGELDANTIIGIMQEYAS, from the coding sequence ATGTCAAAATTTGGTGAACTTATTGATCTTAATATTCCGGTTCTTTTAGACTTCTACACTGAGTGGAATGAAGACTCTGTATCAATGCATCCCATACTTAGAGATGTTGCTGCGGCAGTAGGAGATAAGGGTAAAGTCATAAAAATAGATGTAGATAAAAACAATGAGCTGGCAGATGCATTGCGCATTAAAAGTTTACCCACACTCATTATCTATAAAAACGGGGAGATGATATGGCGCCAGAGCGGTGAGCTAGATGCAAATACCATTATAGGTATTATGCAAGAATATGCCTCTTAG
- a CDS encoding polysaccharide deacetylase family protein: MYLKLSRVPAFLKWLYPQWYVWDKKTSKKTVYLTFDDGPAPEVTAFVLDTLSRKRKKPIPATFFYIGDNVRKHPEIFKRICQSGHSIGNHTQHHLNGWKTNTDAYIDNVRLAEEEISTHLPKTINTPTAPLFRPPYGKIKRKQARVLKKLGYTIIMYRVIAFDWDAHTSPEQCLDNVIKKAKNGDIIVFHDSVKAFENMKYTLPRTIDYFEKAGFTFGRLG, from the coding sequence GTGTACTTAAAACTGTCCAGAGTCCCAGCATTCCTTAAATGGTTATACCCGCAATGGTATGTTTGGGACAAAAAGACTAGTAAGAAAACCGTCTATCTCACTTTTGATGATGGCCCGGCACCAGAGGTGACAGCGTTTGTTTTAGATACGCTTTCGCGAAAGCGTAAAAAACCCATTCCCGCTACCTTTTTCTATATAGGTGATAATGTACGGAAGCATCCAGAAATTTTTAAACGCATATGCCAAAGCGGTCACTCCATAGGAAACCACACCCAGCATCACTTGAATGGTTGGAAAACAAACACAGACGCATATATAGATAATGTTAGGCTCGCCGAAGAGGAAATATCGACTCATTTACCTAAGACAATAAACACTCCTACTGCGCCGCTCTTTAGACCGCCCTACGGAAAGATAAAACGCAAGCAAGCTAGAGTCTTAAAGAAACTTGGTTATACGATTATAATGTATCGCGTGATTGCCTTTGACTGGGATGCGCATACTTCTCCAGAACAGTGTCTTGATAATGTAATTAAGAAGGCAAAAAATGGAGATATTATCGTTTTTCACGACAGTGTAAAAGCCTTTGAAAATATGAAATACACACTACCGCGCACGATAGACTATTTTGAAAAAGCGGGTTTTACTTTTGGAAGGTTAGGATAA
- a CDS encoding DUF2723 domain-containing protein codes for MSDFNFAKYNKILGWTVFAIALIVYSLTVEPTASFWDAGEYISTSSKLEIGHPPGAPLYQILGAFVSIFAPDPTYIALAVNYLSCLSSAFTILFMFWSLTLLLTRTLTEEKELITKTKQLAILASAAIGSLAFTFTDSFWFNAVEAEVYAPAAVVLSLLFYLGLLWERDMHKPRGNRWLILISFIVGLSFGIHFMGLLTIPAIGLLYFFKNTEKVTPKNLLIALVIVVAILMFIFKLLLPYTLSLFGYLEVFFVNSIGLPFNSGTIIAGLLLVGLFYYGLTLSRKRNKPLIHTMLLCMLYIFIGFSSWMMLPIRANAGTTINENNPSNARSLLSYYNREQYPETKLFYGPQFTADYAGLDPDTPYLDKPKLYEKDEKLGKYVVVNQWRNAKQNLDDAHKAILPRMWSPENNANYMQYTGPLKFSIKYDPNMSEEDRQYLQDVVTQFKIDFRDGKVNYEGYDAFLKSQIGQYLDVEKPSFGDNMNYMFSFQFGYMYWRYFMWNFVGRQNDIQGKGDDFNGNWISGIDWLDGIFLGPQENLPSDVENNKARNTYYFLPLLLGLLGLLFHASKDWKRFAVLLVFFLFTGLALKVYLNERAFEPRERDYALVGSFYVFAMWIGFGVYALFDIVKDFIKPKIAMPIVAVVCLLAAPVLLASQNWDDHDRSGRKTALAMARKYLDSVDENAIIFTIGDNDTFALWYVQEIEGYRTDVRIVNTSLINTDWYFDQMKRAAYKSPPVPSTLTHDKYAADNREALFYQETKDSIIPIAQWMNFIASDDPRTKVEYAKGQFFNTFPSKKIRIPVDKESVLKNKIVPIDDADEIVPYIDIELSGNVLYKNRLLMLDIIASNNWERPIYFTGGSFGDDDYLWMKDYLQLDGVTYKLIPIRTPIDPRNPYDMGRVDADKMYDIVKKWYWGNSGSPDIYHDRETRTNAITYRGNMARLVEQLLAENKPEKAKEVMDLAMEKMPVDIFEFYTLVEPYITGYYEIGEKQRAQAIWQEVATKYQEQLKYFSALDAELQYKYYEEILTNIEKYRSLVDLLIINDDRELFEKEAQIYDNYMRSFPYLLGDDEEPENGAVEAPLETVPATGGAINADSIIEE; via the coding sequence ATGAGCGACTTCAACTTTGCGAAGTATAATAAGATTTTAGGGTGGACCGTATTTGCCATTGCCCTTATAGTATATTCTCTTACCGTAGAGCCTACGGCTAGTTTTTGGGATGCAGGAGAGTACATATCTACCTCGTCAAAACTTGAGATAGGTCACCCACCGGGAGCACCTCTTTATCAAATACTAGGAGCCTTTGTTTCTATTTTTGCACCAGACCCTACCTACATAGCTCTTGCAGTAAATTATCTATCTTGTTTAAGTAGTGCATTTACCATACTATTTATGTTCTGGTCACTTACTTTGCTTCTTACAAGAACGCTCACAGAAGAAAAGGAACTTATCACAAAAACTAAGCAGCTTGCCATCCTTGCAAGTGCAGCTATAGGATCACTTGCATTTACATTTACAGACAGCTTCTGGTTTAATGCCGTAGAGGCAGAGGTTTATGCTCCTGCTGCAGTTGTACTATCCTTACTATTCTATCTTGGGTTATTATGGGAACGTGATATGCACAAACCTCGTGGTAACCGCTGGCTCATACTTATCTCATTTATTGTGGGGCTCTCTTTTGGGATTCACTTTATGGGATTACTCACCATACCAGCAATAGGTCTTCTTTATTTTTTTAAAAATACAGAAAAGGTTACCCCAAAAAACCTTCTTATCGCGCTAGTTATTGTGGTAGCCATATTGATGTTTATTTTCAAACTACTCCTTCCTTACACACTATCGCTTTTTGGATACCTAGAAGTATTCTTTGTAAACTCTATCGGGCTACCGTTTAATAGTGGGACTATTATTGCTGGCTTACTTCTAGTAGGATTGTTTTATTATGGGTTAACGCTTTCGCGAAAGCGTAACAAACCCCTCATACATACAATGCTGTTATGTATGTTATACATTTTTATAGGATTCTCAAGCTGGATGATGTTACCTATACGTGCAAATGCAGGAACAACTATAAATGAGAACAATCCTTCTAATGCACGATCACTACTCTCTTACTATAACCGTGAGCAGTATCCAGAAACAAAACTGTTTTACGGACCACAGTTTACAGCAGACTATGCAGGGCTAGATCCAGATACTCCCTACCTAGATAAGCCAAAGCTTTATGAAAAAGATGAAAAACTAGGCAAGTATGTAGTTGTAAACCAGTGGCGCAATGCAAAGCAAAATCTTGATGACGCTCACAAAGCTATTTTACCAAGAATGTGGAGCCCAGAAAATAATGCAAACTATATGCAGTATACAGGGCCACTTAAGTTTAGTATTAAGTACGACCCAAATATGTCCGAAGAAGATCGCCAGTATCTTCAAGATGTTGTGACGCAGTTCAAAATAGATTTTAGAGACGGCAAGGTAAACTATGAGGGATATGATGCCTTCTTAAAAAGCCAGATAGGTCAGTATCTCGATGTAGAAAAACCATCTTTTGGTGACAATATGAACTATATGTTCAGCTTCCAGTTTGGGTATATGTACTGGCGCTACTTTATGTGGAACTTTGTAGGTCGCCAGAACGACATACAAGGTAAAGGCGATGACTTTAACGGTAACTGGATTTCTGGTATAGACTGGCTAGATGGTATCTTTTTAGGACCGCAAGAAAACCTACCGTCTGATGTTGAGAACAACAAGGCGCGCAACACGTACTACTTCTTACCATTATTATTAGGATTACTAGGTCTACTCTTTCACGCAAGTAAAGACTGGAAACGCTTTGCAGTGTTACTCGTGTTTTTCTTATTTACGGGTCTTGCCTTAAAAGTATACCTCAACGAGCGTGCTTTTGAACCTCGTGAGCGTGACTATGCGCTTGTAGGTTCCTTTTATGTGTTTGCAATGTGGATAGGTTTTGGCGTTTATGCTCTCTTTGATATTGTAAAAGATTTTATAAAACCTAAAATAGCAATGCCTATTGTGGCTGTGGTATGCTTACTGGCTGCACCTGTACTTCTAGCATCTCAAAACTGGGATGACCACGATCGTTCTGGCAGAAAAACAGCGCTAGCAATGGCTAGAAAATACCTAGACTCTGTAGATGAGAACGCCATCATATTTACCATAGGTGATAATGACACCTTTGCCCTATGGTATGTACAAGAGATAGAAGGCTATCGTACAGATGTGCGTATTGTAAATACAAGTTTAATAAACACAGACTGGTATTTTGACCAGATGAAGCGCGCTGCATATAAAAGTCCGCCGGTGCCAAGTACTCTAACTCACGACAAGTATGCGGCAGATAATAGAGAGGCCCTGTTTTATCAAGAGACCAAAGACTCCATTATCCCAATCGCACAGTGGATGAACTTTATCGCAAGTGACGACCCAAGGACTAAGGTTGAGTATGCAAAAGGGCAGTTCTTTAATACCTTCCCTAGCAAGAAAATAAGAATTCCAGTAGATAAAGAGTCTGTGCTTAAAAACAAGATTGTCCCTATAGATGATGCAGATGAGATTGTACCTTACATAGACATCGAGTTAAGTGGCAATGTGCTTTATAAAAACAGACTGCTTATGCTAGATATAATAGCAAGTAACAACTGGGAGCGTCCTATCTACTTCACAGGCGGAAGCTTTGGTGATGATGATTACTTATGGATGAAGGATTACCTGCAGCTAGATGGTGTTACCTACAAGCTCATCCCTATACGCACACCTATAGACCCTCGTAACCCGTATGATATGGGTCGCGTAGATGCAGATAAGATGTATGACATTGTAAAAAAATGGTATTGGGGTAATAGCGGTAGTCCAGACATTTATCACGATCGTGAGACGCGCACAAACGCAATTACCTACAGAGGTAATATGGCACGTCTAGTAGAGCAATTACTAGCCGAAAATAAGCCAGAAAAGGCTAAAGAGGTTATGGATCTCGCGATGGAAAAAATGCCAGTAGACATCTTTGAATTCTACACACTGGTTGAACCATATATCACTGGCTATTATGAGATAGGAGAAAAGCAGCGCGCTCAAGCCATATGGCAAGAAGTAGCTACAAAGTACCAAGAGCAACTCAAATACTTTAGCGCGCTAGATGCAGAGCTACAATACAAGTACTACGAAGAGATACTTACAAACATTGAGAAGTATAGAAGCCTTGTAGACCTACTTATCATAAATGATGATAGAGAGCTCTTTGAAAAAGAGGCTCAAATTTATGACAACTATATGCGCTCGTTCCCCTATCTACTAGGAGATGATGAGGAGCCAGAAAATGGTGCTGTAGAAGCGCCATTAGAAACAGTACCAGCAACAGGTGGTGCGATTAATGCAGACTCAATTATAGAGGAGTAG
- a CDS encoding universal stress protein: MIKKILVPTDFSEQAENALRVAADLARRHNASINLLHMVDLPMQLVDAVSGQQSDLPEAIFFMKLAHQKFEAMMNAPYLDGITVEETAEFDGAFEGIMDYVDKYESDIIVMGSHGDSGLHEFFIGSNAEKVVRNSKVPVLIIKQKHELFKLDKFVYVCDFKEENHSAFKKAAAFAQDSDIKLHMLYVNTPSNFQTTHDIEEIMKEFMAKEPDITNYSLNIYNDNSIESGVLHFAEMIDAGIVGIGTHGRKGLSHFLNGSLSEGLVNHAKRPIITFRI, encoded by the coding sequence ATGATCAAAAAAATACTTGTACCCACAGACTTTTCAGAACAGGCCGAAAATGCACTAAGAGTTGCAGCAGATCTTGCCAGGCGACACAACGCCTCTATAAACCTATTACATATGGTAGATCTACCTATGCAACTAGTAGATGCTGTGTCTGGACAACAAAGCGATTTACCAGAAGCCATTTTCTTTATGAAACTCGCACATCAAAAATTTGAAGCAATGATGAATGCTCCTTATCTAGATGGTATTACTGTAGAAGAAACTGCCGAGTTTGATGGAGCCTTTGAAGGCATTATGGACTACGTAGACAAGTACGAATCTGATATAATCGTGATGGGATCCCACGGCGATAGCGGGTTACACGAATTTTTTATAGGCTCAAATGCTGAGAAAGTAGTAAGAAACTCAAAAGTGCCCGTTCTTATTATTAAACAAAAGCACGAGTTGTTCAAACTAGACAAGTTTGTGTATGTATGCGATTTTAAAGAAGAAAATCATAGTGCCTTTAAAAAAGCAGCTGCTTTTGCACAAGACAGCGATATAAAACTACATATGCTCTATGTAAACACTCCTAGCAACTTCCAAACTACCCACGACATAGAAGAGATAATGAAAGAATTTATGGCAAAAGAACCAGACATTACAAATTACTCTCTCAATATTTATAATGATAATAGCATAGAGAGTGGCGTCCTACATTTTGCCGAAATGATAGATGCTGGAATTGTAGGCATAGGTACTCACGGCCGAAAAGGACTCTCTCATTTTCTAAACGGCTCCCTAAGCGAGGGGCTTGTAAACCACGCCAAAAGACCCATCATTACTTTTAGAATCTGA
- the rimP gene encoding ribosome assembly cofactor RimP: MLKEKVTNLLQEALDENPNLFLISLDIQGNNEVKIIIDGDDGVKVEDCIAVSRKVEHNLDREEEDFSLEVMSAGATSPLAIPRQYKKNVGRHLEVKKEDGTKIEGLMTDATDTDVTLTWKTREPKPVGKGKVTVQKTETISYSEIVQAKVMIKF; the protein is encoded by the coding sequence ATGTTGAAGGAAAAAGTAACCAATTTACTACAAGAGGCACTGGATGAAAATCCAAATTTGTTTTTGATTAGTCTTGATATTCAAGGGAATAACGAGGTTAAAATTATCATAGATGGAGATGATGGTGTGAAGGTGGAAGATTGTATTGCGGTGAGTCGCAAGGTAGAGCATAACTTAGATAGGGAAGAAGAAGATTTTTCTTTAGAAGTGATGTCTGCTGGTGCTACAAGCCCTTTAGCTATACCTAGGCAATATAAAAAGAATGTTGGAAGGCATCTTGAGGTTAAGAAAGAGGATGGGACAAAAATCGAAGGATTAATGACCGATGCTACAGATACAGACGTAACGCTCACTTGGAAAACAAGAGAGCCAAAACCTGTTGGAAAGGGGAAAGTCACTGTTCAAAAGACAGAAACGATTTCTTATAGTGAGATAGTGCAAGCAAAAGTGATGATTAAATTTTAA
- the nusA gene encoding transcription termination factor NusA, with protein MENLALIDSFSEFKDDKLIDRVTLMAILEEVFRSTLKRRFGSDDNFDIIINPDKGDLEIWRNRVVVADGEVEDDNEEISLTDARKIEEDFEVGEDVSEEVKLIDLGRRSILALRQNLISKIHEHDNTNIYKQFKELEGDLYTAEVHHIRHRAIILLDDDGNEIILPKDRQIPSDFFRKGENVRGVIESVELKGNKPAIIMSRTSPLFLEKLFESEIPEVFDGLITVKNVVRIPGEKAKVAVDSYDDRIDPVGACVGMKGSRIHGIVRELGNENIDVINYTTNLNLYITRALSPARITSIKIDEENKTAQAVLKPEEVSKAIGRGGHNIRLAGQLTGYEIDVYREGVEEDVELTEFSDEIEAWVIEAFGKIGLDTARSVLEQEVSDLVRRTDLEEETVLDVMRILKEEFEE; from the coding sequence ATGGAGAATTTAGCGTTAATCGATTCTTTTTCAGAATTTAAGGACGATAAATTAATAGATCGTGTGACCCTGATGGCCATCTTAGAAGAGGTGTTCAGAAGTACGTTAAAGAGACGTTTTGGAAGTGACGATAACTTTGATATAATTATAAACCCTGATAAAGGAGATCTAGAGATCTGGCGTAACCGTGTGGTTGTTGCAGATGGAGAGGTGGAAGATGATAATGAAGAGATCTCATTAACAGATGCACGTAAGATTGAAGAAGATTTTGAGGTAGGTGAAGATGTATCAGAAGAGGTGAAGCTTATAGATTTAGGCCGTCGCTCTATTTTGGCACTACGTCAAAACTTAATAAGTAAAATACACGAGCACGATAATACAAACATATACAAGCAGTTTAAAGAGCTAGAAGGTGATTTGTATACAGCAGAGGTTCACCATATACGTCACAGAGCAATAATATTGCTTGATGATGATGGAAACGAAATTATATTACCAAAGGATCGCCAGATACCTTCAGATTTTTTCAGAAAAGGAGAAAATGTACGTGGAGTGATAGAAAGCGTTGAGCTTAAGGGTAATAAGCCTGCAATTATTATGTCTAGAACATCTCCATTGTTTTTGGAGAAGTTGTTTGAGTCAGAGATACCAGAAGTGTTTGATGGTTTAATTACTGTTAAAAATGTAGTGCGTATCCCGGGTGAAAAGGCAAAAGTAGCAGTAGATTCTTATGATGATCGTATAGATCCAGTAGGGGCTTGTGTAGGTATGAAAGGATCTCGTATACACGGTATCGTAAGAGAGTTGGGTAATGAAAATATTGATGTTATTAATTACACGACTAATCTTAATTTATATATTACAAGGGCTTTAAGTCCTGCTCGTATCACGAGTATTAAGATAGATGAAGAAAATAAGACTGCGCAAGCAGTGCTTAAGCCAGAAGAGGTGAGTAAAGCAATAGGTCGTGGAGGTCATAATATACGTCTTGCTGGGCAGCTTACTGGTTATGAAATTGACGTTTATAGAGAAGGGGTAGAAGAAGATGTTGAGCTTACAGAATTTTCAGACGAGATAGAAGCGTGGGTAATCGAAGCTTTTGGAAAAATAGGACTCGATACAGCGCGTAGCGTACTCGAGCAAGAAGTTAGTGATCTTGTACGACGTACAGATCTAGAAGAAGAAACAGTACTTGATGTGATGCGTATCCTCAAGGAAGAATTTGAAGAATAA
- the infB gene encoding translation initiation factor IF-2: MAATMRLNKVLRELNISLDRAVEFLNSKGVEIEARPTTKISTEIYEVLSGEFQTDANKRVASKEVAEAKEKEKEALRAAREVEIEAKAEAKAAAPKKQEVVKAKAQLDGPKQVGKIDLSKGSGKPAPVKEEKKPEVKKEEVKKPEVPVAPVKEEVKPTPKPAVEEKKKEEKPKQAAPIEKEAKKVQAPAARKEEPKKADTPEKEVGLGDEVIKTDYKKLDGPNFTGQKIDLSKFKKPEKKSSSDDKKKRRRRITKPGTGGGKPGGNNRGGNNNNNNRGNAGKGRGRVVKAEPTEEEVQKQIRETLEKLQGKSNKGKGAKYRRDKRDQHRQKTEDDLAQQDAESKILKVTEFVTVSEVATMMDVGVTQIISACMSLGMMVTMNQRLDAETLSIVADEFGYSVEFVTADLEDAIEDVEDSPEDLVERAPIVTVMGHVDHGKTSLLDYIRKENVIAGESGGITQHIGAYGVQLEDGKKVAFLDTPGHEAFTAMRARGAQVTDIAVIVVAADDDIMPQTKEAISHAQAAGVPIVFAINKIDLPAANPEKIKEGLAQMNLLVEDWGGKIQSQEISAKKGTGVKELLEKVLLEAELLELKANPDRNANGTVVEAFLDKGRGYVSTILVQAGTLEVGDYVLAGTTSGKVKAMHDERGKKIKKAGPSTPVSVLGLDGAPQAGDKFVVMTDEREAKDIATKRTQLQREQNVRTQRHITLDEIGRRIALGDFKELNIILKGDVDGSVEALTDSFQKLSTEEIAVNIIHKGVGAITESDVLLASASDAIIIGFNVRPAGNARQVADKEEIDIRTYSIIYDAINDLKDAMEGMLSPEMREEITGTAEIRETFKISKVGTIAGCMVTNGKIFRNSNIRLIRDGVVVYTGELAALKRFKDDVKEVSKGYDCGMQIKNYNDIKLDDVIEAFQEVAVKKKLK; this comes from the coding sequence ATGGCAGCAACAATGCGATTAAACAAGGTATTACGGGAATTGAACATTTCTCTTGATCGTGCCGTAGAATTTTTAAATTCTAAGGGTGTGGAGATAGAGGCACGTCCGACTACGAAAATTTCGACTGAAATTTACGAGGTGCTTTCGGGTGAGTTTCAAACGGATGCCAACAAGAGAGTAGCTTCTAAGGAGGTTGCAGAGGCAAAAGAAAAGGAGAAGGAAGCATTGCGCGCCGCTCGTGAAGTAGAAATTGAGGCAAAAGCTGAAGCGAAAGCGGCAGCGCCTAAAAAGCAAGAGGTCGTTAAAGCTAAAGCACAGTTAGATGGACCAAAGCAAGTAGGAAAAATTGATCTTTCAAAGGGATCTGGAAAACCAGCACCTGTTAAGGAAGAGAAAAAGCCAGAGGTCAAGAAGGAAGAGGTTAAAAAGCCAGAAGTTCCTGTTGCTCCTGTAAAAGAGGAGGTAAAACCTACTCCAAAACCTGCTGTAGAAGAAAAGAAAAAAGAAGAAAAGCCAAAACAAGCTGCTCCTATAGAAAAAGAAGCAAAGAAAGTTCAGGCTCCTGCGGCAAGAAAGGAAGAGCCTAAGAAGGCTGATACTCCAGAAAAAGAAGTGGGTCTAGGTGATGAAGTTATCAAGACTGACTATAAAAAACTGGACGGACCTAACTTCACAGGTCAAAAAATTGACCTTTCTAAGTTTAAGAAGCCAGAAAAGAAATCATCTTCAGACGATAAGAAAAAACGTCGCCGTCGTATTACAAAACCAGGTACAGGTGGCGGTAAGCCGGGAGGAAATAACCGAGGCGGAAACAATAACAACAACAACCGTGGTAATGCTGGAAAGGGTAGAGGGCGTGTTGTTAAGGCAGAGCCTACAGAAGAAGAAGTACAAAAACAAATACGTGAGACTCTTGAAAAACTTCAAGGAAAGTCTAATAAAGGTAAAGGTGCAAAATACCGTCGTGATAAGAGGGATCAGCACCGTCAAAAGACAGAAGATGATCTAGCTCAACAAGATGCAGAAAGCAAAATCCTTAAAGTAACAGAGTTTGTTACAGTAAGTGAAGTAGCTACAATGATGGATGTGGGTGTAACGCAAATTATATCTGCGTGTATGTCACTGGGTATGATGGTAACGATGAACCAGCGTCTAGATGCAGAAACATTATCTATTGTTGCAGATGAGTTTGGATACTCTGTAGAGTTTGTAACTGCAGATCTTGAAGATGCAATAGAAGATGTTGAAGATTCTCCAGAAGACTTAGTAGAAAGAGCTCCTATTGTAACCGTTATGGGTCACGTAGATCACGGTAAAACATCGTTACTGGATTACATCCGTAAGGAAAATGTAATTGCAGGCGAGAGTGGAGGTATAACACAGCACATAGGTGCATATGGTGTACAGCTAGAAGATGGTAAAAAAGTTGCCTTTTTAGATACTCCAGGTCACGAGGCCTTTACGGCGATGCGTGCTCGTGGTGCTCAAGTAACAGATATTGCTGTTATTGTAGTCGCTGCAGATGATGATATAATGCCACAAACTAAAGAGGCAATCTCTCACGCTCAGGCAGCAGGAGTACCTATAGTTTTTGCAATAAATAAAATTGACCTTCCAGCGGCAAACCCTGAGAAGATTAAAGAAGGGCTTGCGCAGATGAATCTTCTTGTAGAAGATTGGGGTGGAAAAATCCAATCACAAGAAATATCTGCAAAGAAAGGTACGGGAGTGAAAGAATTACTTGAGAAAGTATTACTTGAAGCCGAGCTATTAGAGCTTAAAGCAAACCCAGATAGAAATGCAAACGGTACAGTTGTAGAAGCATTCTTAGATAAAGGTCGAGGATATGTATCTACCATACTTGTCCAAGCAGGAACGCTTGAAGTGGGTGATTACGTACTAGCGGGAACTACCTCTGGTAAAGTAAAAGCGATGCACGATGAGCGTGGTAAGAAAATTAAGAAGGCTGGACCTTCTACTCCGGTCTCTGTTTTAGGACTAGATGGAGCGCCACAAGCAGGTGATAAGTTTGTTGTAATGACAGATGAGCGTGAGGCAAAAGATATTGCTACTAAGCGTACACAGCTGCAACGTGAGCAGAACGTGCGTACACAACGTCACATAACACTTGATGAGATAGGTAGACGTATTGCTCTTGGAGACTTTAAAGAACTTAATATTATCCTTAAAGGTGATGTGGATGGATCTGTAGAAGCACTTACAGATAGTTTCCAAAAATTATCTACAGAGGAGATTGCTGTAAATATTATACACAAAGGTGTAGGAGCTATTACAGAAAGTGATGTACTGCTTGCTTCAGCTTCAGATGCGATTATTATCGGGTTTAATGTACGTCCAGCAGGTAATGCTAGACAGGTAGCTGATAAGGAAGAAATCGATATCCGTACATACTCTATCATCTATGATGCGATCAATGATCTTAAAGATGCGATGGAGGGAATGTTATCACCAGAGATGCGTGAGGAGATTACAGGTACGGCAGAGATACGTGAGACCTTTAAGATATCTAAAGTTGGTACAATTGCAGGTTGTATGGTTACAAATGGTAAGATATTTAGAAATTCAAACATACGTCTTATACGTGATGGTGTAGTAGTTTACACAGGTGAGCTTGCTGCCCTTAAACGTTTTAAAGATGATGTAAAGGAAGTTTCAAAAGGATACGATTGTGGTATGCAGATTAAAAACTACAATGACATCAAGCTGGATGACGTTATAGAAGCATTCCAAGAAGTAGCTGTAAAGAAGAAGCTTAAATAA
- a CDS encoding SPOR domain-containing protein: MSVQPFQHIVIAIAVTLTFSAFAKAQSAQVTVNQDNRITELLDLKSSLTKDNKLADRYKIQLYSGSLNTASATLKKYRNRIGTWTSAIKHETPNYKVWIGNFRNRLEADRALMEIRKEFSSAFIFKPDN; the protein is encoded by the coding sequence ATGAGCGTACAACCGTTTCAACATATCGTAATTGCCATAGCAGTTACCCTTACTTTTTCCGCTTTCGCGAAAGCGCAATCTGCACAAGTAACCGTAAATCAAGACAATAGAATTACCGAATTACTTGATTTAAAAAGCAGCCTTACAAAAGACAACAAACTAGCAGACAGATATAAGATACAACTATACTCAGGGAGCTTAAACACTGCCAGCGCTACACTTAAGAAGTATCGTAACCGCATAGGCACCTGGACATCTGCCATTAAACACGAAACACCTAACTATAAAGTATGGATAGGAAACTTTAGAAATAGGCTAGAAGCAGATCGCGCTCTTATGGAAATAAGAAAGGAATTTTCTAGTGCTTTTATTTTTAAACCAGATAACTAG